The sequence CAtacgcaatattttttttgatagGAAAACTGCTTCATAATATATCACCTTGAAATCACGCTTAAATTGTCGTACAACTTAAGTAAGAAGCGAATATTTCCTTGTTCTTTCCTCGAATTTTGCAATTTTACCATTTTCTTCTCCTTCTCTGTACTTGAAAAAAGTATATAagctttcttgatttttcttcagCCCTATgccttgcaaaataaaaattgtgtttatttttaatacataTGTGGTCCTTTCATCAAGGTACTTCAAGTGCCCCATCCACTACAGAACCAACAAGTGCTGAAACAGGTATTGGACAGAATTTGTTTTCTAATCTTCACTTAAAATGCAATTTCCTTTGTACACCGAATTCACAAAAAGCTCATTTGTCCTGAACATTTCACCGATAACATAGGGAAGAAAATACTCTGTTCTACACTTAAACGATGACTTTCCAACGAGATGACTTATTCAAAAAAGATAATAGTTTTGGGGCGGCCGCAGGTTTTGTTGCGGAAATTGATGGCGGCTTTCCCGGGAAAGCTCCACGGGATCTCAGTCATTTGTCGCaagcaaattttcttttcaacctaAATGATTAGTGCAgagaatagttttcttatttatttcattaaaaaaaaaaaaaacagttttgcacTGCTTATGTAAGTgtgaattaaataattatttgacttTAGGTGATGATAGGTTTTCAGGAGGTCAAAGGGTATCATGTTTCATGAacttaaaaacaataaataaatgcacATAGTTCTATTTGACTTGTTACGAAAGCaacttgtttaatttttaataattaactAACTGATCTATTAATTTGGTCGATCAACTAGGAGGCCTGGGCACCCCAGCTAAAATGTTTGGGAGCCCGAAGGGCTCCACCCCGAAATTTTAATTTGGGCAACCAACTTTTAGGCCTGGGCACCCAAGCTAAAACGCGTGGGAGCCCGAAGGGCTCCCTGAAATTTTCCTTAGAGCACAGCCTTGCAGTCCATCATGAATGTACACAGCCAATTTACATTAATACTTACATCAGTTCTTGGCTCCCACACCTCTCTTGCTGCTCTATGGTTGCTGTTGGCCATGTCAAACATTCCTGAAATCCAGAGTTGTATGGGAATCTTACTCCTCTCAGTTGATAGTCCATGGTTATTCCATCCCTGAGAAAATTCTGAGAGATGTCTGCTGATACGTGGGATGTAAACAAAGTGTAAGCAAAACAGGTGGATCTCATTTGTTGGATCAAGAAGGCCAACACCTTccataaaatgaaacaaccaaTAATACTTGAATGTGCAGGCATCGTACACATCTCTCCATAACCTTTCAATAAGTTGATTGTGCACACTTCAACCTGTTATGTGACTTCCACGATTCTCCCCCTATCGGGGTGATTCAGCATGAATCTTGTAATATCAACATTCTCGACTCCCTGGTCTGACCTTATACGACTTGGAAGGCCATACTTCTCAACAGCCACAACAAATTCTCCCAAAGCAGTGACAGCTTGATTGTTATTGTGACAATTTAGGTATGTAATACAACGGGAATAACCATCTACTCCTCCATGTATAACAATTCGCCATCTAGTTacagtgggaaaaaaaaaacaaaattaaagttaagCTAGCCAAGTTTGTCTAGAAGTGCAGTAAActaaaaaaattctgaaaatttaTGAAAGGAACCCGTTGAAGCAAAATATAATAGTGTGGGTGAAAAGATTAGATGAATCTTAAATCTGccaattaacaaataaatttttttaaggTTGAAGCTCCATATCTGAGATCCTTTTTTTAATTGCACTTCCGATTCTAACCTTATCAGTTTGTGGTTTGTATCGATATGCCACAAAGCATTAGGCCCATAGACTCTGTATTCCCGTCGGTGAATGATCTTCAATTGTAACGACCGCATGATTACCCCTTCAACATCCACTCTTCTGAGGCTTTCCATAACTCGGCGCTGTTGGATGCGATATCCTCTTGAACGTAGAACGCCGAGTACCATCCTGTAACCACTCTGACAAAAGTCCTTCTTTATGTCCTTTACAACTTCGTCAAGCTCCTCATCAGACATGGGGCtaaactgctgaatacccctccactatggCCGTGAAACTCTCTGATAAGGGTAGGTCAGACTCTTGCTATCTCCTCCGCAAGGTTGCCTCACTAACACCCAGCATGGCGGCCATTTCCACTGCATTGAAACCGTAATGCTTCAAATACTCAAGTTTTTGCCTTGTTATATTGTAACGAGGTCGTCCACGACCCTCAGTAAAAACCTTGTCAGATTGAAAGCCTTGAGCAGTTGCTTGTAGTTCACTACCTATCAGACATTTCGCTTCGGAGAGAAGCGAAAATATTTCTGCCTCGACGCTGAATACTTGTACACACAGAGCTAATATGTGTTCTACTCTATCGATTGTGAAGTAAATGTAATCTATTTCGTCCGATCGTAAGTTCCGAGTAATTAATTTACGGCTTATTTCCCGAAGCATGCTACAGAAGCTGCTTCGTACTGTATTTGCCGTTTAGCAAATGATTCCGAATTAACTAATCTACTGGTCAGCGGTTAAAACCCAGACCTTTGAGCTCAGGTGACATTGGTTGTGCAAGACAACATTAGGTGTGCAGAATTCTTTCAGGTGTGTAAGTTGACTTTGGGTGTGCAATATAAGAGTGTCTGTGCAAAATTACATTTTCCTAGGTTAGGAACAGAATCCTGGGTGTGCAACGAAACATTAGGTGTGCAAGTCAacatttgaataattacaatacaCCGAGATTCAATGATATTTTGTTGAGCAATAATTGAATTAagctaaaatgcaataattaccaCTGCACACGCAAGcatttgaataattacaatataacGAGACTCAATGATATCATTTCATTGAGCAATAATTGAAAGCTAAAATGCAATGATTGCCACTGCAtacgcaatattttttttgatagGAAAACTGCTTCATAATATATCACCTTGAAATCACGCTTAAATTGTCGTACAACTTAAGTAAGAAGCGAATATTTCCTTGTTCTTTCCTCGAATTTTGCAATTTTACCATTTTCTTCTCCTTCTCTGTACTTGAAAAAAGTATATAagctttcttgatttttcttcagCCCTATgccttgcaaaataaaaattgtgtttatttttaatacataTGTGGTCCTTTCATCAAGGTACTTCAAGTGCCCCATCCACTACAGAACCAACAAGTGCTGAAACAGGTATTGGACAGAATTTGTTTTCTAATCTTCACTTAAAATGCAATTTCCTTTGTACATAGATACACCTCTATTAAAGACTTCATCGTCATTGCGAGTTTCCATTTGTTGCCATTAATTTTTGGTCAAGTTCCACTGTTAACAAAGAACTACTTGGTCCAATTGAAAAGGCTGTAACGTTTTGGGGCTTTGACACTCATTTTGGGTGTTTTGACTGAAGGGGAGCTGTCAACCAGGTGGTTGTTCTCTTCTGTTCTTGTGATTATATATTGGGagcaataattgttaaaaacgAAGTGTGTTTAAGGAAGTGGGCCTTACTTTGTTGAAGGCTGCTTAGTTATAAGAGAGATTGGGGATTTGAATATGGCCAATGATAGAGGGAGGATGGTTGGATTTATAGTGTTGATGTAGAGGGGCTTATTGTTTGGCTTTATCTGAATGGCTGGTACAATCCGTTCAATAACTTCAGTGAGGTACTAAGGAAGTCATCTATTTTTGGATTGGATTTTGTTGAGATGGACAGGTGTTTGCCTGACTTGGTCCCGTCAGGGACCTTGGGCATTTTTGGTATTATGTAAAGGCAATAAGCTTGTGGTCTTTCAGTTGCTCTCCTTCCTGTGGTTTTAATTTCATTCATATAGATGTTtctataaacaataataatttattaaggTATATCCGATGATTGCATGATTGAGCAGAAACTCTGAGTTAAGGCCAATGAATGTTCTGTCTTTGATTATATCACTCTATTAGAACACTCAACTATAAAAGGATGAATGTCTACTGAAGTAACCCCACCATGCCTCTGTAATTCTTTGGCGGATGGGGTGTGGTCTTTATGATAATGTTTACTGAAACTATAAGTATTCAAGATGTTGGCTGGGAAGTTAGAAATGTCTCAAAAATCTTGTCCATACTGtggaaaatggcaatatttGTTTGTGAATTTGCTTATGTGTAATTAGAGGCAAAGTAAATAGaagttttcttgcctttttcttcGTTTGCCTTGAGGAATATGTAGTGTTTTTTCACTAAATGCAATGTCGTTGAAATTGGAAACCTGAGTCCGGACCTTTATGAGTTCAAGACTGTAGCGAGAAATGATTTTCCCGATGAAGTCAACCCTAAAACGAGTCCAGCAAGTGACGTCACAGAAGCCAGACCCTTGCCCGGTGTCGTCAGTAAGTTCTTATCATCTGTCACGCAAGTTATCTTAGAACTACTGTGTCGTTATCGTGTCACGCAAGTAAGTTCAAAATGAAGGTCACGCAATggttgttattacagttaccagcggttttGGTACATAAATGAagcttatgggtcattttccattgtattgatgCATTAACGTCGTCTATAAGCAGCTTTGCCAGCAAGCTCTACTGTAGTAACTGCAGCTATTGGCCATGTTTTGGACAATTGTGGCTGGAAGTCAATTACAGAGGTCTTTGGAGAGTTTAAGAAACTAAGATATCTCGAGTGAGCGAAAAATATATTGGTGTAGAATCAGAGGATACACGTAATGTAGGGCAAGCTTGAACTAGACAATGCAACTCACTTTGTTTACGTATAACAAAAAAGTTCTAAGATTCTCTTGAAAATCATCTAAGCTgcttgtataattttttttttcagcgtaAAGCTCCGAGATTTGACTTTAAGGGTGAACTTTGGAAATGTGATGTGTTAAAACTGTTCTAGTATTGTCCAGCTAAGCTCGAGAATGACACATTTTAACATTCTTCATTTACAGACGCAGGAAAGCGTGTGACGACACCTATTTACAAGACTGCCTGGTTTGTTGCCTTAGCTCTCATTGCCCTTCTTCTGCTTCTTGgtactattatttttatttgctaCACTCGACGCAGTGGAAGGAAATACCATGGTAAGTCGCTCGTGTCACTGAGCAAGCCCGTAAGTGTAATTCAGCTACAGTTTTATGAGTTGGACCTATCGGTTGATAGAATTAGCAATCAAGGGCCGGTTGCTCATAGCACGGTTAACGCTAACCATGGGTTGAGAAGTACCGAAACCCACACGTTATGACTCATTAAAGCGATCTTTTGGTTTAGCAAATAATTGGTACCACGTAGTGAGACCGTAAATCATCTTAAAGCAAGTCAGATTTTGGATGTGGGTGAGATACGTAAGAAGATCCGGGAAAACGCGGAGCAGATTGGAGAGCTAGTGAAGTCAACATAGATACAGCGTCGAAATTATGAATCGAAACCGACACAATGGTGCAAGGGGAGTACTCTGGCAACCCTCACAAGACCGTTCTCACAAATCGCACAAAAGGTGTTCAAGTCCAATGGTCTTGATTCGACAAGTATAATAAATGGTTCTAATTGTATCTTTTTCTAGTTGGTAAACGCGAAAAAATGAGGGCGGCTCCTATTGAAGATGAAGAACTTTCAGACCAGAGGGGTGGTCCCCAAATCGATCCCAGGTAATGCGAGGAACAACCATTAAACAAAGCCTACAGATAAGGAAGGCAAATGCTAGCAAACTTGGCTTTCAAGAGGAAGTTCACGTAACGCATCTGTAAGGACCAATTTTAACGTACCTTAACTTGGTTATGCACCCAACTCAGTGGCGGGAGGCAACCAGCTGGGTCTTTCGGAACCAATTCAGAGCCACCTAGGAAAAATCTACCCGGTGATCAGAGCAGGATTTGAATCCAGGCTTTTAAACACAAATCTACTGCTGAACCTGTGCTAATGTTTTGTGTTGTATTTCAGACGGAGCGAGCAACCTCCTAAATACAAGAGCGACAGTTCATTGCACAGGGACAGCGCCCGTGATAGCTGGGACGATTATATCGAGGGCGAGTCTCACGAGCATGGATCGTTCATACAAGAATACGGTGATGATAAAACCAAAACTCAAGGCGTAACGGACCAATACTGGCTCTCCACGTATGTGTAAACTTTGGATCAAGGACCAATAAGCGCTTTCCGTGTTTGTGTAAGCTTTGTCGTCCAAACGTGGCCCAGAAGCTGATCCTAATATGGACTAACGTTTCATCAAACCGTTGTTGATATTCTTCGCCTTTGTGTGAAATGTTGATAAAAAAAGACAATCAACTCGAAAAGCATGCACGTTTCGAAAATAAAAGTTGTAAATTTAAGTTCCTTACGGCACACTTCATTGCCAGCAATCTTGTTTTCAGTAATATATGTTAAATTCAACGTTAAGAAAGCTCTTAGTCTTTGTCTCTGACAGAAAGTCGCATCGAACGAGTTTGTGAGCGTTATGGAATAAGAAATTCTCGCAGACCACTGATTTGATTATTCTAAACGTGTTTATTCGATCACTCGTATTCACAACTAAAGCTCGGTTTCCATTAGCCTGCGTTGCGGCCGGATGCGTCACGAAATCCCGGATAGTCCGTCTGCGCAACGGCTCCCAAAAGCTTGTTCTGATACCCCCCGCATGGATACACAGATCTTTGTAtccatttctgattggctagtttctTAAGCGCCTTATGATTGGTCATATCCTTGAAAAATATCTAAATACAAATATTGTCACGTctatgttgtttttttgttcaaagcCAGGCCCGGCCTTGCTTTGCGTTTGAAAAGGTTGAAAAGGCTATGTCTGATTCGTCCGTCTATTGTA is a genomic window of Acropora muricata isolate sample 2 chromosome 8, ASM3666990v1, whole genome shotgun sequence containing:
- the LOC136926067 gene encoding fibronectin type III domain-containing protein-like isoform X1 yields the protein MIGYALPAVCKRHYHNLLSYKTKQIIGCYFRIISLYLSVKNQLDHYLKQALNHRKAATMAFALFCVLFGILVCFPETGTSSAPSTTEPTSAETGTSSAPSTTELTSAETGTSSAPSTTEPTSAETGTSSAPSTTEPTSAETGTSSAPSTTEPTSAETDAGKRVTTPIYKTAWFVALALIALLLLLGTIIFICYTRRSGRKYHVGKREKMRAAPIEDEELSDQRGGPQIDPRRSEQPPKYKSDSSLHRDSARDSWDDYIEGESHEHGSFIQEYGDDKTKTQGVTDQYWLSTYV